The sequence below is a genomic window from Bacillales bacterium.
TGAAGTGGCGAAAGCCGGCAAGGAGGATGTCGATCGCGCGGTTGCGGCGGCGCGTGACGCGTTCGAGAACGGGAAGTGGAAAAAGTACCCGGTCGGTAAACGCGCGCGTGTAATGAACAAGATTGCCGCGATCATGCGGGAGCGGTTCAACGAACTCGTTGAAGCGGAAGTGGCAAACAGCGGGAAAAC
It includes:
- a CDS encoding aldehyde dehydrogenase family protein yields the protein MSEMKRDTYKLFINGESVDAASGETFTTYNPATGETLAEVAKAGKEDVDRAVAAARDAFENGKWKKYPVGKRARVMNKIAAIMRERFNELVEAEVANSGKT